The Amblyraja radiata isolate CabotCenter1 chromosome 1, sAmbRad1.1.pri, whole genome shotgun sequence genome contains a region encoding:
- the LOC116982858 gene encoding NACHT, LRR and PYD domains-containing protein 14-like: protein MELLEREDSARSVVYTFPHLTIQEFVAALALFLTPDRGDIKTLLTEVHANADGRFEVFLRFVAGLPSPRSAWILKEFLGPFPHQTICRVIDWVKEEVQRQIINVGSEFGKRSLLNTLHYLFEAQNPALAKETLGSVETLSFSGLGLTPIDCAVLSHVIGPCDTIKHLDLGNCRIQCEGLKRLGPALHKCQHLGLGNNDLGDSGVKLVSEALRKPACKIQILELGGVGLTDSGAEVLVSTLITKPSLTELELSHNSLTDRSVPALRRLILTLPKLERIWLWRNKFKPTGKKELRSLKEPRPGLIVEL, encoded by the exons atggaacttttggagagagaggattcagcccggagcgtggtgtacaccttcccaCACCTCACCATacaagagtttgtagccgcactcgcactATTCCTGACTCCAGATCGCGGGGATATCAAGACACTCCTCACTGAAGTCCATGCCAATgcagacgggcgatttgaagtatttctccgttttgtcgctggtctccCCTCCCCACGGTCAGCTTGGATCCTGAAGGAGTTTCTGGGTCCATTCCctcatcaaacaatctgccgagtgattgactgggtgaaggaAGAGGTTCAACGTCAGATTATAAATGTTGGGAGTGAGTTTGGTAAACGGAGCCTCCTGAACACgctgcactacctgtttgaggctcagaatcctgcactggctaaggagacactgggatctgtggaaacactttcatttagtggactgggactgaccccgattgactgtgcggtcctgtctcatgtcatcgggccctgtgatacaatcaaacacctcgatctggggaactgccgcattcagtgtgaaggtctcaAGCGGCTGGGACCtgctctgcacaagtgtcagcaCTTGGG ACTAGGAAACAACGACCTGGGAGactccggagtgaaactggtgtctgaggCTCTGAGGAAGCCGGCATGTAAAATACAGATACTgga gctgggcGGTGTCggcctcacagattctggagccgaggttCTCGTCTCCACTCTCATTACAAAGCCCTCATTGACGGAGCTGGAGCTGTCACacaactccctcacagaccgatCTGTCCCCGCCCTCCGCCGCCTCATACTGACCCTCCCAAAACTTGAGCGGATCTG GCTGTGGAGGAATAAGTTCAAACCGACCGGGAAGAAGGAACTGAGGTCGCTTAAGGAACCCAGACCCGGACTGATTGTGGAACTGTGA